From the Natrinema saccharevitans genome, the window ACCCAGTCAGTTACGACTCAGGGTAGTGGTGTCAACACGTCAAATGTGACTGACGTTGCTCACTTCAGTACTGATCTGGACTTGAGTAATAGTTCAGACACTGTCGACTACGGTACTGCTGAGGGACATCTAACACTCTATCGTGCAGTGGATCAGATCGACGGTGAGTATGTGTATTTCATCTGGCACCATCTGACGGCATATCCCGAGGGAGGCACGGGATACACGGTGTCGATTCAAGAGATGGAGGCTCACGTCGATGTGACCGACAGCGACTTCCGGGTCATCGACTTCGATCCGAAGTCTTCTGAATCGATCGACGAGAAGGAGCATACGTTCACCGCTAGTGCGACCCTCCCGAGTGGCGCTGGTGCCAGCGTTGGCGGTAATTACTACGTCAAGGACGGGACCGTCTACCCCAAGAACTTCGATCAGGGAACGGCAGGCGAATTCGGTGTGTACTTTGAGGGAGACGGTGATAACGCCCAAAGTGTCACGTCCATGAATGGCGTTTGCGAGATTCGTTCGGAAACGAAGATCTCTGACAGCACTTATGCATGGCCCGCTTATGCCATGGATCCAAAACTCCGTGTTCAGGCTGACGGACACGTTGACCCACCGGTATAACTCTTCGATATTAGCATAGACCTATCATCGTACCCCGTCGTTCTTTTATAAAACAATGTTTGCCATTAGTCAGATCTGGGTATCTTGTTCCCCGCTATCTGTCCTGGTAGAGCTGTGTGCCAGTTCTCGACTTCTCTCGGTAAGAGAGTTAGAAGCTGGTGAAATATAGTCTATTTTCGTTTCACAATTGTTCTTGCCTGTCTATCGCTCTCGTTTCGGAACGATTGAATCGGTGGGGGTCTGGAGTCGCCTCGCCTCAGCGTCTGCGCCCCATGCCCGACCTGTTAGCAGTGTCCTTTTATTTTAATAGAACATAGCATCGATATGTACGATTTGACGGCATTCCAGCGAGACCTACTATACGTCATCGCCAGCAAAGACGAGCCACACGGTCTTGGCATCAAGGAGGAACTCGAGGACTACTATGAAAAGGAGATCCATCACGGCCGACTGTACCCGAATCTTGACACGGTCGTCGACAAGGGGCTTGTCGAGAAGGGGCAGGCTGACCGCCGGACGAACTCCTATACGCTCACCGCTCGCGGTCGCCGCGAACTCGAGGCGCGTCGAGAGTGGGAAAATCAGTACGTTGAAGAACTGCTCTCGGAGTAGCTCACACAACGCGACGGACGAGATCGCGATGCGCTTGAGTTGCCGATACTGCTGGACCGACTTCTTGCTTCGTACTCACTCGACTGCCTGTTCGGCCCGACCCCACTCGAGATCGCAGTACTGGATTGAGATTTCGGGAATCCCGCGACTGGTGGGAGAGAGGTCTGCGAACTCGCTGTCGTTCGTATATATTGTCGGCTGGTAGCTCAGGAATTGATATGCCAGCGTAAGTATCGGCGCGTCTTTCGCTTGGATATCGCCAAATGCACCAATGACCTTGTGATGGGCTTTTTTCCGTTCGGCTTCGAGATCCATCCGCTCGACAGTTTCAGAATCCGGATTTCGTATCTGTGGGGAGTTGCCTATCGCCGCAAAGAACTGCTCGAGCGCGCGGTTTCTAACACTCCTATCGATCGAATGGTCGTCATCAATATTGCACCGAACTTCCTCATGGATATATGCATTGACGGCCGATTTGCGCCCGTTCTTGATGATTTGCTCAACGAGCGATCTGGATTTTCCGCCGAAAATAACAGCGTGAATCCAGACGTTGCTATCTAAAATCAGCATTCCTGGCCGACTTAGTCGTCAGCAGCCAGTGGATACCGAAACTCGGATTCGGGACTTTCGTCCGGTCGGACAGCTTCTGTGTCCCAGTCAATCTCTGCGGAGAGTTCCGTGAGCGAATCCCACGCCTCCTCCGCGGAGTCGTACTCCTCTATCCCGCGTTCCACTAACCGGGCAGTTCGTTCACTCATTTCGGTATTCACCTCAGCGAGACATTCATCATTCTGAATATCTCTTTGTGGAATCATTCTTCTATCTATGTATAAATGTATTGGAATGGGTGGTTTGTTATCGACCCCAATATTCCAGATGGACGCGAGTAAGACATCCCTACCCCCGGTTTCTCATTCCACAATCTCCCGTGCCGCTGCGGTCAGTTCGTACTCCTGTGGGTGTTCGTCCTCGAGGATCGTCACGAGATTGTACTGGGGGAACTTCGTACTGAGCCATCCGCGGACGGTCCGACTAACAGACGGATCGTCGATCCGACGCTCGTACTCGTCGTAGATCGTCCCACTGGTCGCCGGCTCGATGTCGGCCAGCACTTTCAGGACGGCTGTCTGCTGGTCGGTGAGTGACGAAATACGCAACCGAGCGATATCCACCTCTGCCTTCTGTCTGGCCCGCTCGATGATCGGGTCTGTCACACACTCGGCGTCGTCGATCAGGACGATATCGAGGGCGTTTCGCAGCGTCGCGATCGCCTTCCGAGCGTCCCGACCGGCGGCGTCGGCGATTCCCTCGACTGCCTCGTCAGGGACAATCTCGGGGTTGACCTTCGCCGCGACCATACGGTCTTCGAGGATCTGCACGAGCTGGTAGTCGTGGTACTTCTCGAACTCGATATCCTGTGCGGTCCCGATGCGGGAGTAGACGCGATGCTCGAGGTCGCCGACGACCTGGTGGCGATTGTTCGCCGCGAACAGCAGGCGGACGTCGTCGATCTCATAGAGGTCCCGCAGGATGTCGTCCTCGACGAGTTTGTCAGCCTCGTCGAGAAAGAGGATCGTCGGCTCGGTGATTGCGTCTTCGACCGCGTCGAGTAATACGCTCTCGGGGGTCTGCTCGCGATCGTATGCCGTATCGCCAACCAACGACTCAACGATCGTGTACAGCGCCCGCGAGGGCGTGTGGTCCTTCCAGCAGTTGACCGTCGCTGTCGGTACGCTGTGTTGGGTCTCGATCTCCTCGAGGACGGCTGTCGTCGTACAGGTTTTGCCCGATCCTGGCGGCCCGTGGATTAATGCAGTCTCGGTGATCCCACCGCCGAGCGTCGGCGACAGCAGCGTTGTGAGCGTATTGATCTCGCTGTCGCGATAGCGGATCGTCTCCGGGTCGTGACTCTCCCGGAGGATCTCTCGCTCGCCGATAATCTCTCGCTGGGGGCCACTGTGCATATCGTGTTCCTTCGGTGGAGTGTCTGATAAATTGACTGGGGGGTGATTCCACCCGTTCCACTCGGGGACTCGAGGGGTGTATAGCCGACAACTATCTGCACAGTGGGACTGGTCTTACACTGCCGAGTCTATCCGACTTCTACAGTAATGTAGTCGTCCAATCTGGTCTACAGCGGTCAAAAAGATGAGAAAGGTGCTACGGTGAGGGTGCGTCGTATTCAACGCTCCCGATTTCGACACTTGCGTCAGCGTCGTCAATCGAATCACCGTGTTCTACACTCCCTTGGTAGGCGTAGATCGTGTAGCTATCATCGGACAACACGGCATCAGCGTCGCCGGCTGCAGCTTGACTGCCACTGTCTATCTTTGTCCCGTACACACCGTTTGCACCGGTACTGTTGAGATTAGGGTCGTGGACAGTTATCTCCCCACTCGAGTCAACGAACGCGATCCCGTCGATATTACTACCACCGGCAGTCAACTCGACAGTGATATTTTCAGTTTCGTTCTCACCAATGTCAGCGCTGGCGCTTATGCTCTTGTTCCCTGGATCGCCCATGTCCAGCACGAAGGCGGCAATCACGGCTGCGAGTATCACGGTAATAGCTACCATGAGTATGACCCCTATAACCGGGCTCACAGCCCTCTCTTCCTCATCTCCGACCAATTTTGACTGAAGTTCTTCAGGCATCATTGCTAGGGATCGTACGTGACTTGCCCGAGTTCGACGTTCGCGTCAGCGTCATCGATAGAGCCGTCTTCTTCAACACTCCCTTGGTAAGCGTATACGGTATAATCAGTGGAGCCACTGCCGGATAGGTCACCAGTACCATCACCACTGTCACTGTATGTCCCTGATGCGCCTGTGCTACTCACACTATCGTCATACACAGCGATCTTCCCGTTACTGTTGACAAATGCGATACCATCAACGTTGCTGCCACCGGCGGTCAATTCGACAGTGACATCCGAACCTCCGTTCTCAATGTCAGCGCTGGCGCTTATGCTCTTATTCCCTGGATCGCCCATGTCCAGCACGAAGGCAGC encodes:
- a CDS encoding PadR family transcriptional regulator — protein: MYDLTAFQRDLLYVIASKDEPHGLGIKEELEDYYEKEIHHGRLYPNLDTVVDKGLVEKGQADRRTNSYTLTARGRRELEARREWENQYVEELLSE
- a CDS encoding Cdc6/Cdc18 family protein codes for the protein MHSGPQREIIGEREILRESHDPETIRYRDSEINTLTTLLSPTLGGGITETALIHGPPGSGKTCTTTAVLEEIETQHSVPTATVNCWKDHTPSRALYTIVESLVGDTAYDREQTPESVLLDAVEDAITEPTILFLDEADKLVEDDILRDLYEIDDVRLLFAANNRHQVVGDLEHRVYSRIGTAQDIEFEKYHDYQLVQILEDRMVAAKVNPEIVPDEAVEGIADAAGRDARKAIATLRNALDIVLIDDAECVTDPIIERARQKAEVDIARLRISSLTDQQTAVLKVLADIEPATSGTIYDEYERRIDDPSVSRTVRGWLSTKFPQYNLVTILEDEHPQEYELTAAAREIVE
- a CDS encoding type IV pilin, producing MMPEELQSKLVGDEEERAVSPVIGVILMVAITVILAAVIAAFVLDMGDPGNKSISASADIGENETENITVELTAGGSNIDGIAFVDSSGEITVHDPNLNSTGANGVYGTKIDSGSQAAAGDADAVLSDDSYTIYAYQGSVEHGDSIDDADASVEIGSVEYDAPSP
- a CDS encoding type IV pilin; translation: MDGKTIRNKLIGSDDQRAVSPVIGVILMVAITVILAAVIAAFVLDMGDPGNKSISASADIENGGSDVTVELTAGGSNVDGIAFVNSNGKIAVYDDSVSSTGASGTYSDSGDGTGDLSGSGSTDYTVYAYQGSVEEDGSIDDADANVELGQVTYDP